The DNA sequence attgaagtcatatcctagttatccttatcaggtgtgatatgaattggattctgctcccactttaattaacccttgctaaacaaagaaaagtcaagtggacaaattaatttgatcctcaggtcctagtcaactcctatggaaagactagagttattggagtacaaattaatcagcaaagaatttcaatttcaatcaacagctgagtttgataactcaagtattaccaattacttaaccaaagcaaaaagggagaaaatctacttgaataaaaataccttcagatgggaagcagcagtaacataaataaaagaaagaaatcttaaatctgaaatacctcaaattatattaaatagaatatttaaatctaacatggaaagattcataagccaaattagaaacattaacaagtaaaagcattggaataaataaaagtagaaaataaattaaaggaacattaaacatgtgattgaagagaagtagcctaaatataatagaaatcctaatcataaatcctaagagagaggagagagcctctctctctctaaaactacatctaaaacctaaaattgtgaattatgaaaagttTCTCataaatgaatggattctcctgctttatagcctctaatctgtgttttctgggtcaaaaactgggccagaaacagcccagaaatctctgggggcgaaatctgccacgctgattttcgtcactgcgacgcgtccgcgtggagcatacgttcgcgtcacctagctgtatggtcactatggcaaattatatatcaaattgaagctccggatgttagctttccaacgcaactggaaccgcatcatttggacctctatagctcaagttatgaccgtttgagtgcgaagaggtcaggctggacagcttagcaatttcttcaacttcttgtattccttccacttttgcatgcttcctttccatcctctaagcatttctgccctgtaatccctgaaatcacttaacacacatatcaaagcatctaatggtaataagagaggattaatattagcaaatataaggccaaagaagcatgatttcaatcatagcacaaaatcaggaaggaaaaagtaaaagcatgcaaatagtatgaataagtgagtaaagagttgataaataccactcaattgagcacaagataaatcatgaaatagtggtttatcaatttttaaaaaaattcatactATACTAGTTGAAAATTAAATGTGCACAATCATAGGTAATTTTGTTTAAGTGGTTACTTTTATAAAGAcatctttatttaaaattaatattataaatcattagataatttaatatatttgactgaatatatttcattgaataatatgataattcataatacaaaaatatttgataactaaaaaaattaaccaaaatctgcaagaatttactttatttaatatctgttaattattacaacaattaatgaatattatataaaataaattttaacttttttttttgttccctAGTAATAATACTACACatctatatttttttgttaacaagtTTAACTAAATTGATCTaacttaacaaaaattaattataattaacattattctaaatcttattatttaatttgattgaatttaatttataaaaatacttaaattCAGTAACATTACTCCATATTTTTATACAAAGATGGTTTAGCTACTTTTTGCTTTAAGTAGTAAATGAAGAGACCAAACCCTAACTAGAAACCCATGTGCTTCTGTTTTTCTTCGTTTTGAAACACCATACATTAAAGAGTGTTGTATCTGATTTATCATTTATCCAATaaacaatagaaaaaataaaaagtgttgaAAGTAAGTGTTTGCATACAAAATAACCCTAAATAAGTAGTTGCATATTAATAGGTTGATAGAATATTATACAATAGATATTTTTAGATAAAAGTAATAcaaatatttaacattttttaatcatattatatatatactaaaaattagttatcaaataagctatttatatataatatatatttaaaaaaatcatttgtaTCAATGAACTTTACGAATGCCGACAAAAGTActcatcaaacaagaaaactaacaTTATATCCATGAAAGTTGGGTTCCGTATGACAAAAATActtaaatcctaattttttattgactttttaataaaattctcaaattaaTCCTACCTTTTATCTTTAACTTCAATTCCACACCATCTCTTCCTCTTCAAACCCCAAAGTGGAACTTGTGACGATTTTGGATAGCGACGACAATGACGTCCCCTCAGTCTATTGTCACCTTTTTCTCCCATAACCCACATTCAGAGTTCAAACTTCAGCAGCAGTAGTCCTTTAAAAGACCCCACTAAGCCAGTATCTAGCCTACGTGTCGCCAAACTCTTCTCCTTGGCCAAAGGGTGCCATCGCAGTCAGTAATTGctactttaattaatatataattactgACACAATCCTAATAGTCCTTGTGATCTATCTCGAAATATTTATATTCCAATCACATAACTTACCTCACCCATATCTTTCATTTCAAAGTTATTAAAGAGATATTTCTTAATCTCGCTTAATAGACCAAGATCAATAGATGCAAgcaaaatatcatcaacatatagaACTAAAACAATGAATTTACTTCTACTAACCTTTAAGTATATACACCGATCAACGGTATTTTTCTTAAATCCAAAGGACAGAATGGTATCATTAAATTTGATAAACCATTGGCGGGATGCTTGTTTAAGTCCATATAGTGATTTCTTAAGTTTACACACCATTTGTTCTTTCCCTTCAACCAAAAATTCTGTTGGTTGATCCATGTAAACATCTTCCTCTAAATCCCATTAAGAAAGGCggttttaacatccatttgatgtaaCTCTAAGTCATAATGAGCTACCAAAGCCAAGATAATTCTTAAAGAGTCTTTTCTAGAAACTGGTGAGAAAGTCTCTTTGTAATCAACGCCATCTTTTTTAGTAAAATCTTTGGCAACAAGACGAGCCTTGTAATATTCAAGGTTGCCATGAGAATCATGCTTAGTCTTAAAGACCCATTTACACCCAATTCTCTTGCATCCTTTAGGTAATTTCACAAGGTCCCAtactttattttgttccattgATTTAAGCTCATCTTTCATGGCCTCTAACTACTTATCAGCATTATCACCATTAATGGCTTGTGAGAAAGAAACTGGATCATTAGCAACACTCAAGTCATTTTCTGACTCTTGTAAATACGCCACATAATCATCAGAAATAGCAtatcttctttctctttgagacCTTCTTAATGCCATTTTTTGTGGTTGTTCTATTATCGGCTCCTCATTAACCATGGGATTAATAAGTTCTTGTTCCTCTTTATTGTTATTTAGTCCAACAACAACAGGATCAATAATTTGTTGTTCCTATTGCTTGTGATTAGGCTCAATAACATTTGGAATAACAACTCTAGAAATAGAAGTACAAGTTGAAGGAACTTGAATTCTTACTTCTTTAATCTCCACATTTTGTGAAGCTGTACTCCCACTGGTCTCACCATTCTCAATGAACCGTGCATTGTCAGTTTCAATTATTCTTGTACTATGAGTAGGACAATAAAATCTATACCCCTTTAATTTTTCTGGATAACCAATGAAATATCTACTGATTGTTCTTGcatccagcttcttttcttgtggATTATAAGCTCTTATTTCTGCTTGACATTCCCAAACATGTAGATGTCTTAAACTAGGTTTCCTCCCAATCCATAACTCAAAAGGAGTTTTAGGAACTGCCTTACTAGGAACCCTGTTTAACAAATACATAGCAGTTTTTAAAGCATACATCCACAATGATATAGGTAAAGATGCATTACTCATCATTGTCCTAACCATTTCTATTAAAGTACGGTTTTGCCTTTCTGatataccattttgttgaggtatACCTGGCATAGTGTATTGAGCACATATACCacgtttttcaaaaaatttagcaAATGGACCCGGATTTTGTTCTCTTTCGTCGTATCTTCTATAATATTCACCACCTCTATTAGATCTAACGATTTTTACCTTTTTATCCAACTGTCTTTCTACTTCATTTATATAAATTTCTAAAGCATTAACTGCTTGAGATTTATCATAAAGTAGATAGACATAACCATAACGTGAATAATCACCAATAAAggtgataaaatatttttctttattgaaAGAGTTTATATTAAAGGATCCACATATGTCAGTGTGTATAATTTCAAGAAGTTGGATACTTCTTGTGGCTTCTTTCtttgtgtgttttgtttgctttcttttaatACAATCTACATAAATATTAAGATCAGTGAAATCCAAATTTGGAAGGATATCATTCTTTATCAACCTATCCATTCTTTCTTTGGATGTGACCTAAACGTTTATGCCACAAGTAAGCAGAATGTTCATTCACTAAACCATGTTTAGTGCTAACTTTATGATGCAAAGTCATAAGTGATTCAGCATATAAATCATTaagattaaatttatataaactaTCAAAAAGTATGCCAGATTCATCATATAGTTGTGCTTAAACAAACTGAAACAACTATTACCAAAATTAAAAGAGTATCCAGCAACATCAAGTTTAGATAAAGAAACTAAATTCCTAGAAATACTTGGTACATAAAAAGTATCTAGCAAATCTAAATGATGTCCAATGTCGAGAATCAACCGATAAGTCCCAACAGCTTCTACTGgagctttatctttattttccatGTAGACAAactttttatttggctttatgGTTCAGGTTGTAAGGAATCCCTGCATCGATTTAGAAACATGAGTCGTACCTCCATAATCAATCCACCATGTATTACGAGAAACTTTAACTAAGTTTGATTCAATACATACATAAGCATAATTAAGCTTATTACCTTTCTTTTCAAACCAAGCCTTCCTCTTTGGACAATCATTTTGGAAGTGTCCAAGTTTCTTGCAGAAATGACACTTATCTTTCTTATGGATTTTAGAGGAGGACTCAGCAGTCTTTAATGgtccctttctcttttcttttccatgctTCTTTCCAGTTTTCTTTCCAACTCCTTGATGGTTTAGGTAATGGATGGAATGATTTCCTTGATTCTTAAGTCTGGTTTCTCTTGAACTAACATACTATGCAAATCATgcacattttatttatctttcatggTATTATAGTTCATTTGGAAAGGACCATACTCAGACGGTAATGAGTTTAAAACAAACTGCACAAGAAAATTTTCATCCACTTTCATTCCCAATGATTTAAGTCTTGCTGTAATATTTGTCATTTCAATGATATGCTCATGCATAGTACGAGAACCATCAAATTTCATGGTGGTCAAAGTACCCATTAACGTCCCAGCAAGAGACTTATCAGCAGTTTGGGAGCGCTCTTCCACAAGTTTCATAAATTCTTTAGCATTATCAGACTTAGGAAGAGCTGACTTGATGCTGTTTGCTATGCTCATCCACATGAACATAAGACTAAGTTTGTTTGACTTTTCTCAAGCTTTATAATGAGCTTTTTCTTCATTGCTACTAAGAATAGTAATAGCAGCAGGTTTCTGAACTTGAAGTGCCAAATCAAGATCTAAGACACCAAGGTGAAATTGGACTTGTTCAGACCAATCAGAAAAATTCAGCCCATTAAACATTGGAACAGACGTAGCATGCGAATGCAATGCGATAGGAAGAATTACTGCAATTATCACATACTTAATATTAACACTTTGAGTCATAAGATAACATATTATTCAGATTCAAAGAGCATTCATAGAAACATTCAAAGTATATTAATATTCTCCTTTGGGTGATATATCAATATACAATAACACAA is a window from the Arachis hypogaea cultivar Tifrunner chromosome 17, arahy.Tifrunner.gnm2.J5K5, whole genome shotgun sequence genome containing:
- the LOC140180624 gene encoding uncharacterized mitochondrial protein AtMg00820-like; its protein translation is MKDELKSMEQNKVWDLVKLPKGCKRIGCKWVFKTKHDSHGNLEYYKARLVAKDFTKKDGVDYKETFSPVSRKDSLRIILALVAHYDLELHQMDVKTAFLNGI